A genomic segment from Idiomarina piscisalsi encodes:
- a CDS encoding S9 family peptidase, translated as MKSRFVTSLIGVFCVVLSTSATAEKLTIERLFSAPSLVGEKPRSLRFAPGDNYLSYLKGSEANPDRYDLWLYDIKKAEHKKLVAANDLTSSSQELSEEEKARRERQRISGTGIIEYSWSNNGDAILFPYNGDIFYYSVKSTEVKRLTETEAFETDARLSPKGKFVSFIRNQNLFYIDLASGKETAVTTEGGGLVKYGMAEFVAQEEMKRMTGYWWSPDESAIALTRVDESPVPVATRTEIYADEVKVIKQRYPFAGADNVNIDLGVYHLGDERTKWLGLDELGDGYLARVNWLNDSERLSYQWQSRDQQQLALRLFNVDTEQQNVLVEETSDTWINLHNDLYFLEDNNHFIWASERSGYKHLYLYRLDGSLIRQLTSGDWMVDELEAVDESSGILYFTARRKSPLERHLYRAQLNSGSSNNPTQITEREGMHDVEFSSTFHRYIDTFSSPEQPVQVSLHGPTGERQAWLLENSIDKNHPLAKYMRDWRYPEFGELTAEDGQTLYYKMTKPTGFDKTQKYPVMVYVYGGPGAQRVTKSWGNHFVQYMAQQGFIVFTLDNRGSDNRGKAFEAPIYKNMGSPEVTDQVTGATFLKSLPYVDGSRIGIYGHSYGGYMTLMAMFKAPEHFKAGVSGAPVTDWRLYDTHYTERFMGMPDEGENYEAASVFPYADGLKGDLLMYHGMADDNVLFTHSTKLYKQLQDNEQSFEMMNYPGKKHSINGRHTKTHLYSMIAQFFQQTIGEQ; from the coding sequence ATTAAATCCCGCTTTGTCACCTCATTGATTGGTGTTTTTTGTGTCGTTTTAAGTACGTCGGCAACGGCCGAGAAACTTACAATAGAGCGTTTGTTTAGTGCGCCGTCTTTGGTTGGTGAAAAGCCGCGGTCTTTGCGCTTCGCGCCTGGCGACAATTACTTGTCGTACTTAAAGGGCAGTGAAGCGAACCCGGATCGCTATGACTTATGGCTCTATGACATTAAAAAAGCGGAGCACAAAAAACTGGTCGCTGCTAATGACTTAACGTCCAGCTCGCAGGAGTTATCTGAAGAAGAAAAGGCTCGCCGGGAACGTCAACGCATTAGCGGAACGGGCATTATCGAGTACAGTTGGTCAAATAATGGCGATGCCATACTGTTTCCCTACAACGGTGACATATTTTATTACTCGGTGAAAAGCACCGAGGTGAAGCGCTTGACTGAAACGGAAGCTTTTGAAACCGATGCCCGTTTGTCCCCAAAAGGAAAGTTCGTTTCTTTTATTAGAAATCAAAATCTTTTCTATATCGATTTAGCGAGTGGAAAAGAGACGGCAGTAACTACTGAAGGTGGTGGGTTAGTCAAATACGGTATGGCGGAATTTGTTGCCCAGGAAGAAATGAAGCGCATGACAGGGTATTGGTGGTCGCCCGACGAGTCGGCTATTGCCTTAACTCGAGTCGATGAGAGCCCTGTACCTGTGGCGACCCGAACTGAAATATACGCAGATGAAGTGAAAGTTATTAAACAGCGCTACCCGTTTGCTGGTGCTGATAACGTCAATATCGACTTGGGCGTTTATCATCTGGGAGACGAGCGTACTAAATGGCTTGGATTAGATGAGCTGGGGGACGGGTATTTAGCTCGGGTCAACTGGCTGAATGACAGCGAGAGGTTGAGTTACCAATGGCAAAGTCGTGACCAGCAACAGTTGGCTTTGCGCCTTTTTAATGTCGATACGGAACAGCAAAACGTACTGGTCGAAGAAACCTCAGATACCTGGATTAATCTTCATAATGATCTGTACTTTTTGGAAGATAACAACCATTTCATTTGGGCATCAGAGCGCAGTGGGTACAAGCATTTGTACTTGTACCGACTGGATGGCTCGTTAATTCGTCAGCTCACTTCAGGTGACTGGATGGTCGATGAACTGGAAGCGGTTGATGAAAGCTCTGGTATTTTGTATTTCACCGCACGTCGGAAAAGTCCACTTGAACGTCATTTGTATCGAGCTCAGTTAAATAGTGGTTCCAGTAATAACCCAACCCAGATTACTGAGCGAGAAGGTATGCACGACGTTGAGTTTTCATCGACGTTTCACCGCTATATTGATACGTTCTCCTCGCCTGAACAGCCAGTGCAAGTCAGTTTACACGGCCCAACGGGAGAGCGTCAGGCATGGCTTTTGGAAAACAGCATAGACAAAAACCACCCACTTGCGAAGTACATGCGTGACTGGCGTTATCCGGAATTCGGTGAGCTAACGGCTGAAGACGGACAAACGTTGTATTACAAAATGACCAAGCCGACGGGCTTTGATAAAACCCAAAAATACCCGGTGATGGTCTATGTGTACGGAGGACCGGGAGCGCAGCGGGTGACGAAAAGCTGGGGCAACCATTTTGTTCAGTATATGGCGCAGCAGGGCTTTATTGTCTTTACATTAGACAACCGGGGCTCGGATAACCGTGGCAAAGCGTTTGAAGCACCTATTTATAAAAACATGGGCTCGCCGGAAGTGACGGATCAGGTAACCGGAGCGACTTTCCTTAAGTCATTGCCTTATGTGGATGGAAGTCGTATTGGTATTTATGGGCACAGCTACGGCGGCTACATGACACTGATGGCGATGTTTAAAGCACCGGAGCATTTTAAAGCGGGCGTTTCTGGAGCGCCGGTAACAGACTGGCGCTTGTACGACACCCATTACACCGAGCGTTTTATGGGCATGCCTGATGAAGGTGAAAACTATGAGGCTGCGTCGGTGTTTCCATACGCAGATGGTCTTAAAGGTGACTTGTTGATGTACCACGGCATGGCTGATGACAATGTCCTATTCACGCACAGCACCAAACTTTACAAGCAGTTGCAGGATAACGAACAGTCGTTTGAAATGATGAACTACCCGGGTAAGAAGCACTCCATTAACGGACGTCATACAAAAACTCATCTCTACTCGATGATCGCCCAATTTTTTCAACAAACCATTGGCGAACAATAG
- a CDS encoding TonB-dependent receptor, protein MKLNTLTLAILAVSSAALAQDQEHEHPDPTEVITITANPLGKTALESTQPVSIISGDELKQRHAHSLGETLSSEPGINNTHFANVAGSPIVRGLGGPRVKITQNGLDTGDVSRGSPDHAVTTETSTAEQIEVLRGPATLLYGSGAIGGVINVVDNRIPSEPIYGLQGNVNGSLSSNNDNKEASYDLQVGNGTWALYTDAFIRDASDYETASFINDEGERVDSVENSFVEAQGGTLGVSYQFDNGFFGLSYQGLSQDYGIPGHGHHEEEHEADHEEEHSNEVHEEELHEAHGPYANLEQDRVQIAGQWRSPFSGIEQVDFRGALTDYQHQEIEEDFVATQFENQQKEVRLTARHQKLAGWSGAIGWQWDISDKSAIGDEAFTPDTSRRTQGLFWVVEQEFGAHHVDLGARYERTALASEDWQLNTFSAVSASAGYLYHFDKHTSVSVNLSHAERAPSGTEVFSNGNHFATRTYELGLGYELHEETSGEYHIETAEHRIETERSNNLDLGVHYETDSFHANVNVFYNRVDDFIYDDFVGLTSDQLHGDEDHDEHQHEEHEHEEHAHGKALQVVQFSQLDAELYGYELELDWQLSDAWSVHSFSDYTRAKQRDGGNLARIPAQRLGAEVRYQAQSWDGSLGYTRYFSQDKVAVNESETDAYGLLNARVNMYPNWLANYGATLYLKGENLTNQLGLVHSSYLKEEAPVMGRQFQAGVSITF, encoded by the coding sequence ATGAAGTTGAATACTTTAACCTTAGCTATTCTCGCTGTTTCATCGGCGGCATTGGCGCAAGACCAGGAGCATGAGCATCCGGACCCCACTGAGGTTATCACCATAACGGCAAACCCATTGGGAAAAACCGCATTAGAATCGACGCAGCCCGTCAGTATTATTTCGGGTGATGAGCTTAAACAAAGACACGCACACAGTTTAGGTGAGACGTTGTCGTCCGAACCCGGAATTAACAACACACATTTTGCCAATGTGGCCGGGAGTCCTATTGTACGTGGGCTTGGCGGGCCTCGTGTAAAAATCACCCAAAATGGATTAGACACCGGTGACGTATCCCGCGGAAGCCCGGACCATGCAGTGACAACCGAAACCAGCACGGCTGAACAAATAGAGGTTTTGCGTGGGCCGGCAACGCTTCTATACGGTAGTGGTGCTATTGGCGGGGTTATCAACGTTGTCGACAACCGCATTCCGAGCGAACCGATTTATGGGTTGCAAGGTAATGTGAATGGCTCATTGTCGTCAAATAATGACAACAAAGAAGCATCGTACGACCTACAAGTAGGTAATGGCACCTGGGCGCTTTATACCGATGCGTTTATACGAGATGCGAGTGACTATGAAACGGCGTCCTTTATCAATGATGAAGGCGAGCGCGTTGACTCCGTTGAAAACAGTTTTGTTGAAGCTCAGGGCGGAACACTGGGTGTGAGTTATCAATTTGATAACGGCTTTTTTGGACTGTCTTATCAGGGACTGTCGCAGGACTATGGTATTCCAGGACATGGTCACCATGAGGAAGAGCACGAAGCAGATCACGAAGAAGAGCACTCTAATGAGGTCCATGAAGAGGAGTTGCACGAAGCTCATGGTCCTTACGCAAATTTAGAACAGGATCGCGTTCAGATTGCGGGTCAATGGAGAAGTCCGTTCAGCGGTATTGAGCAAGTGGATTTTCGAGGCGCTCTTACTGATTATCAACATCAGGAAATCGAAGAAGACTTCGTCGCAACCCAGTTTGAAAATCAGCAAAAAGAAGTTCGCTTAACGGCACGTCACCAAAAGTTAGCGGGCTGGTCTGGTGCTATCGGTTGGCAGTGGGACATTAGTGACAAGTCAGCCATTGGTGACGAAGCCTTCACACCGGATACTTCCCGCAGAACACAAGGGCTTTTCTGGGTGGTGGAGCAAGAATTTGGTGCTCATCACGTCGATTTAGGTGCGCGTTATGAGCGTACCGCGTTAGCCAGCGAAGACTGGCAGCTCAATACCTTCAGTGCGGTTTCTGCCTCGGCGGGTTATTTGTATCACTTTGATAAGCACACGTCTGTATCGGTTAACTTGAGTCATGCTGAGCGAGCACCAAGCGGTACCGAAGTGTTTTCCAATGGTAACCATTTTGCGACTCGTACCTATGAGTTAGGACTTGGCTATGAACTGCATGAAGAAACTTCCGGTGAATACCACATAGAAACGGCAGAGCACCGTATTGAAACGGAGCGCTCAAATAACCTGGACCTTGGTGTGCATTATGAAACTGACTCTTTCCACGCCAACGTTAATGTGTTCTATAACCGTGTAGACGACTTCATTTATGATGACTTTGTAGGGTTAACCAGCGACCAGTTGCATGGCGATGAAGACCATGATGAGCATCAGCACGAAGAGCATGAACATGAAGAGCATGCTCACGGCAAAGCACTACAAGTGGTTCAGTTTAGTCAGCTGGATGCTGAGCTTTATGGTTATGAGCTTGAGCTAGATTGGCAATTAAGTGACGCTTGGTCAGTCCATAGTTTCAGTGACTACACTCGCGCGAAACAGCGTGACGGTGGTAATTTAGCTCGAATTCCGGCTCAACGTCTGGGGGCTGAAGTTCGCTATCAGGCGCAAAGTTGGGATGGCTCTCTCGGTTACACGCGTTATTTCTCTCAGGATAAGGTGGCAGTGAACGAGTCAGAAACAGATGCTTATGGCCTGTTAAATGCACGCGTAAACATGTATCCAAACTGGTTGGCAAATTATGGTGCGACCCTTTATTTGAAGGGGGAAAACCTTACCAATCAGCTCGGCTTAGTGCATAGCTCTTACTTAAAAGAGGAGGCTCCGGTAATGGGGCGTCAGTTCCAGGCAGGAGTGTCTATTACTTTCTAA
- a CDS encoding M28 family metallopeptidase — MKLSRILAPAALSLFVAACGAPETQSQTVDVSAKEANIRSHLEFLADDDLKGRQTGSEGHEIASNYIVSEFKRLGLEPAGDDGTYYQRIPFRKSTLKENSASMTYEVNGETVEFDFPKEFITGPSHYSEQDQVSAPLVFVGYGMEAPEFGLNDYEGLNVEGKIVVMLTGRPEFLPSEEGAHLSNIKSDIAREKGAIGIITLHTPVREEVRKYETSVYYTKTPRMTWLGPNGLPKGQEQQISGTAYLDDEPAKRLFANAPTELETIFTQIQEDPDFSPKGFDLEGKVTLKRESRHEEISSPNVAAILPGSDEKLKDEYVLYTAHSDHIGVIKDMSREDNINNGAMDNASGVSVMLETARLFVESDKEFKRSVMFLAVTAEEKGLLGADYFANNPTVPLNSIVANVNLDMPVLLYDFADVVAFGASHSTLGETVSKAAKKYDTTQSPDPMPEQAIFTRSDHYTLVKKGIPAVFLMTGFNSRTEGEDGGEVWGKFFAEHYHKPSDGLNLDINYEAGARFTNINFAIGEEIANAAQRPQWLEDSFFGKQFND, encoded by the coding sequence ATGAAACTTTCTCGTATCCTTGCACCCGCGGCGCTTAGTCTATTTGTTGCCGCTTGCGGAGCACCGGAAACTCAGTCGCAAACCGTTGATGTCAGCGCAAAAGAAGCCAACATTCGTTCGCACCTTGAGTTTTTGGCTGACGACGATCTTAAAGGCCGCCAAACCGGCAGCGAAGGTCATGAAATTGCGTCGAACTATATCGTTTCTGAATTTAAACGCCTTGGCTTAGAACCAGCCGGCGATGATGGCACTTATTATCAGCGCATACCGTTTCGCAAAAGCACATTAAAAGAAAACAGTGCATCAATGACCTACGAAGTAAACGGTGAAACCGTAGAGTTCGATTTCCCGAAAGAGTTTATTACCGGTCCAAGTCATTACAGCGAACAAGATCAAGTATCTGCACCGCTAGTTTTTGTTGGTTACGGTATGGAAGCGCCTGAGTTTGGTCTTAATGACTACGAAGGTTTAAACGTTGAAGGCAAAATTGTTGTCATGTTGACGGGCCGCCCAGAGTTTTTGCCAAGCGAAGAAGGCGCTCATTTGTCTAACATTAAGTCTGACATTGCTCGCGAGAAAGGCGCTATTGGTATTATTACCTTGCATACGCCAGTGCGTGAAGAAGTCCGCAAATACGAAACCAGCGTTTACTACACCAAAACCCCGCGCATGACTTGGTTAGGCCCAAATGGTCTTCCTAAAGGTCAGGAGCAGCAGATTAGCGGAACCGCATACTTAGACGACGAACCTGCAAAACGTTTGTTTGCCAATGCGCCAACTGAGTTAGAAACTATTTTCACCCAAATTCAGGAAGATCCGGATTTCTCACCGAAAGGTTTCGACCTGGAAGGTAAAGTGACGTTAAAGCGTGAGTCTCGCCATGAAGAGATTAGCAGCCCTAATGTCGCCGCTATTTTGCCTGGCTCTGACGAAAAACTGAAAGACGAATACGTTCTTTACACCGCGCACTCTGACCACATTGGTGTGATCAAAGACATGAGCCGCGAAGATAACATTAACAACGGCGCCATGGATAACGCCAGTGGCGTTTCCGTTATGCTGGAAACCGCACGTTTGTTTGTTGAGTCAGACAAAGAGTTTAAGCGTTCTGTCATGTTTCTTGCGGTAACCGCTGAAGAGAAAGGCTTATTAGGCGCAGACTACTTCGCTAATAACCCAACCGTTCCTTTAAATAGTATCGTCGCTAACGTAAACCTGGATATGCCAGTATTACTTTATGACTTTGCTGACGTTGTTGCTTTTGGTGCATCGCACTCAACCCTCGGCGAAACGGTCAGTAAAGCGGCTAAAAAGTACGACACAACTCAAAGCCCTGATCCAATGCCTGAACAGGCGATTTTCACTCGCTCTGATCACTACACTCTGGTTAAGAAAGGCATTCCTGCTGTGTTCTTAATGACGGGCTTCAATTCTCGTACCGAAGGTGAAGACGGTGGTGAAGTTTGGGGTAAGTTCTTCGCTGAACATTATCATAAGCCAAGTGACGGCCTGAACTTAGACATTAACTACGAAGCCGGTGCACGCTTTACCAATATCAACTTTGCTATTGGTGAAGAAATTGCCAATGCCGCACAACGTCCACAATGGTTGGAAGACTCATTCTTTGGAAAGCAATTTAACGACTAA
- a CDS encoding GNAT family N-acyltransferase: protein MLSVEQVVNKKLPNLKKTPWLEKSATWFLRHLLHEKDIQQFANSLSPLDGIDFVEHVLDYFHFNYSYSAKNLDNIPTAGRLIIIANHPIGSLDGLALLRLVSEVRDDVKIVANDWLTELEPLKPMLLPVNVFGEKPQPSDLRNIREYLHSEGCVIIFPAGEVSRLRPNGIKDTRWAAGFLKIAKSTQSDILPIRLNAHNSAWFYTASMVYKPLATALLVKEMFRQQKKQVHCDIGERIPLSAFNQPTINLNQQVKLFKKHLYRVGSTKPTIYPTQTAIARPEPRQPLKSAIESCELLGETHCGKKIYLYEFSGSSPILREIGRLREVAFRTVGEGTWNRRDLDEYDTWYMHLILWDPDDLEIAGAYRLGDCRQIIQSKGCDGLYTNSFYRFEEGMKLIFEEGLELGRSFVQPRYWGKRSLEYLWVGIGALLRKHPRYRYLFGSVSISNALPKNAQAALVDFYSAHFPPLKPLATANIPYQSTQASTTPTFSGSNYSEEFSQLKTYLANIGVSIPTMYKQYSELCEKGGVQFLTFGIDPDFNNSIDGFVLVDIHKLKDKKRKRYLETR from the coding sequence ATGTTATCGGTCGAACAGGTTGTTAATAAAAAACTCCCCAATTTAAAAAAGACACCATGGCTTGAAAAGTCAGCGACGTGGTTTTTACGCCACCTATTACATGAAAAAGATATCCAACAATTTGCCAACAGCCTATCACCGCTTGATGGCATCGATTTTGTTGAGCACGTACTGGATTATTTTCATTTCAACTACTCCTACTCAGCCAAAAATCTGGACAACATTCCAACCGCGGGTCGCCTGATCATTATCGCCAATCATCCTATCGGTTCGCTCGATGGGCTGGCACTTCTAAGATTAGTTAGCGAAGTGCGCGACGATGTCAAAATTGTGGCGAACGACTGGTTAACAGAGCTAGAGCCTCTCAAACCGATGTTACTGCCTGTTAATGTCTTTGGTGAAAAGCCACAACCCAGTGATCTCAGAAATATTCGGGAGTACCTGCATAGTGAAGGCTGCGTCATTATTTTTCCTGCTGGTGAGGTTTCTCGATTACGGCCTAACGGTATTAAGGATACACGCTGGGCGGCAGGCTTTCTGAAAATAGCTAAGTCAACACAAAGCGATATTCTGCCCATTCGTCTGAATGCTCATAATTCAGCCTGGTTTTACACTGCGTCTATGGTTTATAAGCCACTGGCAACCGCCTTGTTAGTGAAAGAAATGTTCCGGCAACAGAAAAAACAGGTTCATTGTGACATCGGGGAAAGAATTCCTCTCTCAGCTTTTAATCAGCCAACGATTAATTTAAACCAGCAAGTTAAGTTATTTAAAAAACACCTTTACCGGGTCGGCTCTACAAAGCCCACTATTTACCCCACCCAAACGGCTATTGCCCGGCCGGAGCCAAGGCAACCACTAAAGTCAGCCATTGAATCCTGCGAGCTTTTAGGCGAAACCCATTGTGGGAAAAAAATTTACCTATACGAATTTAGCGGAAGTTCTCCCATTCTAAGAGAAATAGGCCGTTTGCGGGAAGTTGCTTTTCGAACCGTTGGTGAGGGCACCTGGAACCGGCGCGATCTTGATGAATACGATACCTGGTACATGCATTTAATCTTGTGGGATCCGGACGATCTTGAAATTGCCGGAGCTTATCGTCTTGGCGACTGTCGGCAGATTATCCAAAGTAAAGGTTGTGACGGCTTATACACCAACAGCTTTTATCGCTTTGAAGAGGGTATGAAACTCATTTTCGAAGAAGGGCTAGAACTAGGGCGTTCTTTTGTCCAGCCTCGCTACTGGGGAAAACGCAGCTTAGAATACTTATGGGTTGGTATAGGCGCCCTACTTCGCAAGCATCCGCGTTATCGTTACTTATTTGGCTCGGTCAGTATCAGCAATGCACTGCCTAAAAATGCCCAGGCGGCTTTGGTTGATTTTTATTCAGCACACTTCCCACCGCTTAAGCCACTAGCAACAGCCAACATCCCTTATCAGTCAACTCAGGCGTCAACGACGCCCACGTTCTCTGGTTCCAACTATTCAGAAGAGTTCTCCCAGCTCAAAACCTACTTGGCCAATATCGGGGTTTCCATACCGACGATGTACAAGCAATACTCGGAATTATGTGAAAAAGGTGGGGTTCAGTTTTTGACCTTTGGTATTGACCCGGACTTTAATAACTCCATAGACGGTTTTGTTCTAGTGGATATACACAAACTTAAGGATAAAAAACGGAAACGCTATCTAGAAACTCGGTAG
- a CDS encoding UDP-2,3-diacylglucosamine diphosphatase has translation MTTAFIADLHLSPGRPDILDAFANFCAHSTDLDALYILGDLFDAWLGDDDSSDFAFQIKSQIKRLSDSGVKTYFMAGNRDFMVGERFATETGMTLLPDETVINLYGERVLLMHGDTLCTLDKGYLRYRRVIQNPIVTGLLRSLPLAWRMRIANKLRQNSNSQRPQLTPEQLYQMDVQHPAVLDVMEKHQVNELIHGHTHRPAIHSFKLNDGTPAKRVVLGDWYTQASVYRVSR, from the coding sequence ATGACAACGGCGTTTATCGCAGACTTACATTTAAGTCCCGGGCGTCCGGATATTCTGGACGCCTTTGCAAACTTCTGTGCGCACAGCACAGACTTAGACGCCTTGTATATTTTAGGCGACTTATTCGATGCGTGGCTTGGCGATGACGACAGCAGTGATTTTGCTTTTCAAATAAAGTCTCAAATTAAGCGTCTCAGTGACTCGGGTGTAAAAACCTATTTCATGGCGGGCAATAGAGACTTTATGGTTGGCGAGCGTTTTGCCACTGAAACCGGTATGACGTTACTGCCGGACGAAACGGTAATAAACCTTTATGGCGAACGTGTTTTATTGATGCACGGTGACACATTGTGCACTTTGGATAAAGGCTATTTGCGGTATCGGCGCGTCATTCAGAATCCGATAGTGACTGGTTTGTTACGAAGCTTACCTTTGGCCTGGCGTATGCGTATTGCCAATAAACTAAGGCAAAACTCAAACAGCCAGCGTCCGCAATTGACGCCTGAGCAGCTTTACCAAATGGATGTTCAGCACCCAGCCGTGCTTGATGTTATGGAAAAACACCAGGTAAATGAACTTATTCATGGGCATACTCACCGCCCTGCAATACACAGCTTTAAGCTTAACGATGGCACGCCGGCAAAACGTGTTGTGTTAGGCGACTGGTACACCCAGGCCAGTGTCTACCGAGTTTCTAGATAG
- a CDS encoding peptidylprolyl isomerase: protein MQVILHTNFGDITLAMHEDTAPKTVDNFLQYARDGFYDGTIFHRVISNFMVQGGGFEPGMKQKETRDNIENEAPTAKPNVVGSVAMARTPDPHSASSQFFINVNNNDFLNFQNETPNGYGYCVFAEVTDGMDVVNTIKDVKTGSAGFHQDVPVEDVVIEKVSIND from the coding sequence ATGCAGGTCATTTTACACACAAATTTTGGCGATATTACTCTGGCAATGCACGAAGATACGGCTCCTAAAACCGTTGATAACTTTTTGCAGTACGCTCGTGACGGTTTTTACGACGGCACCATTTTCCACCGTGTGATCAGTAACTTCATGGTGCAGGGCGGTGGTTTTGAGCCGGGTATGAAACAAAAAGAAACGCGCGACAATATTGAGAACGAAGCGCCAACGGCTAAACCGAATGTCGTTGGCTCGGTAGCGATGGCTCGTACGCCAGATCCTCACTCAGCGTCTTCGCAGTTTTTCATTAACGTGAACAACAACGACTTCCTGAATTTCCAGAATGAAACACCAAACGGTTATGGCTATTGCGTGTTTGCAGAAGTCACAGACGGTATGGATGTTGTGAACACCATTAAAGATGTGAAGACGGGATCTGCAGGTTTCCATCAGGACGTGCCTGTTGAAGACGTGGTTATCGAAAAAGTGTCTATTAACGACTAA
- the cysS gene encoding cysteine--tRNA ligase, translating to MAITLFNTLTRKKESFEPIQPGHVGMYVCGVTTYDYCHIGHARTYVAFDIVVRYLRKLGYSVSYVRNITDLDDKIIKRAAENGEDFQALTSRFIDAMHEDFDALNLLRPDIEPTVTGHMDEILTMIQDLIDSGNAYITNSGDVLFDVSTFKKYGKLSRQDLEQLQSGARVDVDEEKDDPLDFVLWKAAKAGEPSWSSPWGEGRPGWHIECSAMNKKHLGTTFDIHGGGSDLAFPHHENEIAQSCCANHSDYVKYWMHSGMVQVNDEKMSKSLGNFFTIREVLKAYDAETVRYFLLSSHYRSQLNYTEENLNQAHSALERLYTALRDIEPKEASDDLRSGYWEQFQKAMDDDFNAPEAMSVLFDIARDINRHRDSDAEKASQLAYILREFSDVMGLLQRDPNEFLQGDDDDVAKIEALIAKRNNARAEKNWAVADEARDELTAMGIELEDGPEGTRWRRA from the coding sequence ATGGCAATCACCCTTTTTAATACCCTGACACGCAAGAAAGAGTCATTCGAGCCTATTCAGCCGGGGCACGTTGGCATGTATGTCTGCGGGGTCACAACGTACGATTATTGCCATATTGGTCACGCCCGTACTTATGTTGCGTTTGATATTGTCGTGCGCTACTTGCGCAAGTTGGGTTACAGCGTTAGTTATGTCCGTAACATTACTGATCTGGACGATAAAATCATCAAGCGAGCAGCCGAGAACGGCGAAGACTTTCAGGCACTGACGTCACGCTTTATTGATGCCATGCATGAAGACTTCGACGCATTAAACTTGCTGCGCCCGGACATTGAACCCACAGTCACCGGACACATGGACGAGATTCTGACAATGATTCAGGATCTTATCGACAGTGGAAACGCCTACATAACCAACAGCGGCGACGTTTTGTTTGATGTGTCTACCTTTAAAAAGTACGGAAAACTCAGTCGACAGGACTTAGAACAACTGCAGTCTGGCGCTCGAGTCGATGTCGATGAAGAAAAAGACGACCCACTTGATTTTGTATTGTGGAAAGCGGCGAAAGCCGGTGAGCCGAGTTGGTCATCGCCCTGGGGTGAAGGCCGTCCTGGCTGGCACATTGAGTGCTCCGCCATGAACAAGAAGCATTTAGGCACCACTTTTGATATTCACGGTGGTGGTTCAGATTTGGCATTCCCACACCATGAAAACGAAATTGCGCAGAGCTGCTGCGCGAACCATTCAGACTATGTGAAATACTGGATGCACAGTGGCATGGTACAGGTTAATGACGAAAAAATGTCGAAGTCTTTAGGCAATTTCTTCACCATCCGCGAAGTATTAAAAGCCTATGATGCGGAAACTGTGCGCTACTTCTTACTGTCGAGCCACTATCGTTCACAGCTGAATTACACCGAAGAGAACTTAAACCAGGCGCACTCGGCTCTTGAGCGTTTGTATACCGCTTTACGGGATATCGAGCCGAAAGAAGCTTCAGATGATCTACGCAGCGGGTACTGGGAACAGTTCCAAAAGGCAATGGATGATGACTTTAATGCGCCGGAAGCGATGAGCGTGCTATTCGATATAGCCCGTGATATAAACCGTCATCGCGACTCCGACGCAGAAAAAGCGTCACAACTTGCGTATATTTTAAGAGAATTTTCAGACGTTATGGGGCTACTACAACGTGACCCCAACGAATTTCTTCAAGGCGACGATGACGACGTTGCCAAAATTGAAGCGCTTATCGCCAAGCGAAACAATGCACGTGCGGAGAAAAACTGGGCCGTAGCGGACGAAGCTCGCGATGAGCTTACCGCCATGGGTATTGAGCTAGAAGACGGCCCCGAAGGCACGCGCTGGCGTCGCGCTTAA